One Ignavibacterium sp. DNA segment encodes these proteins:
- a CDS encoding glycoside hydrolase family 9 protein: MKKIILLLLFFIIVNNYPQDQKSWIRINQLGYLTKSIKAAVFISKEFKLPENFSIKDALTEQIVFTSNKIKSFGTQWSFNSTARLDFSEFEIQGAFYIECNGIKSPSFRIDDDVYNGTADFLLNYMRQQRCGYNPFLKDSCHTHDGFIIYHPALDSTFINVVGGWHDASDYLQYVTTSANAAYQMLFAYSKNPEAFGDKYDKDGNKASNGIPDILDEAKWGVDWLMKMNPEKDVMFNQIADDRDHRGFRLPTEDTTSYGKGLERPVYFATGKPQGVFKYQNRATGLASTAGKFSSVFSLAAELLGKYYPELSETFYQKSKDAYITGKNNPGACQTAPCVSPYFYEEDNFVDDMELAAVQLFNVSGDDNYLSDAINFGVSEQITPWMGADTARHYQWYPFVNLGHYLLAENDLNASKEIFLSFMKRGIDSVYQRGIDNPFQIGIPFIWCSNNLVSAILTQCRLYNEISGNEDYLEMEASLRDWLFGCNPWGTSMIVGLPANGDYPSDPHSAFTHLYNYPITGGLVDGPVYATIYNKLIGIQLYSPDEYEQFQNNYVVYHDDYGDYSTNEPTMDGTASLTYYLSALQNKGNKSYDSFVINHGGIIKTDTTQKEVHLIFSAHEFDDGAKIIMKTLRDENVKANFFFTGNFVRSHLELIKELKNDGHYVGPHSDKHLLYADWEKRDSTLITKKEFLTDLKNNYRALDQAGVSKSQSSIFLPPYEWYNDTISVWANEIGIKIINFTPGIISNADYTIPSMGKQYRSSDEIFNSIISFENKYGLNGTNILIHFGTSPERTDKFYNRLEELIKNLKSKGYKFDLIKI, from the coding sequence ATGAAAAAAATCATTTTGCTTCTGCTCTTTTTTATAATAGTAAATAATTATCCGCAGGACCAAAAGAGCTGGATAAGAATAAACCAACTTGGCTATTTAACTAAATCAATTAAAGCTGCAGTCTTTATCAGCAAAGAATTTAAATTACCTGAAAACTTTTCAATAAAGGATGCGCTGACAGAGCAGATAGTTTTTACATCGAATAAAATAAAATCTTTCGGTACGCAATGGTCTTTTAATTCAACAGCAAGATTAGATTTTTCTGAGTTTGAAATACAAGGCGCGTTTTATATCGAATGCAATGGAATTAAATCCCCTTCTTTCAGAATTGATGATGATGTGTATAACGGAACTGCTGATTTTCTGCTCAACTATATGCGTCAGCAAAGATGTGGTTACAATCCCTTTTTAAAAGATTCCTGTCACACTCACGATGGATTTATAATTTATCATCCGGCGCTTGATTCAACTTTTATCAATGTTGTCGGCGGCTGGCACGATGCTTCTGATTACTTGCAGTATGTTACAACATCTGCAAATGCAGCTTATCAGATGTTATTCGCATATTCAAAAAATCCGGAAGCATTTGGCGATAAGTATGACAAAGATGGAAACAAGGCTTCAAATGGAATTCCTGATATTCTTGATGAAGCAAAATGGGGAGTTGACTGGCTGATGAAAATGAATCCCGAAAAAGATGTTATGTTTAATCAGATTGCTGATGACAGAGATCATCGCGGATTTAGACTGCCAACTGAAGATACAACAAGTTATGGAAAAGGATTGGAAAGACCTGTTTATTTTGCAACCGGAAAGCCGCAGGGAGTTTTTAAATATCAGAACAGGGCAACGGGACTTGCTTCAACTGCAGGCAAGTTTTCTTCTGTGTTTTCTTTAGCCGCAGAATTGCTTGGTAAATATTATCCTGAATTGTCTGAAACATTTTATCAAAAATCTAAAGATGCGTATATAACCGGAAAGAACAATCCCGGAGCTTGCCAGACGGCACCTTGTGTATCACCTTATTTTTATGAAGAAGATAACTTTGTTGATGATATGGAACTTGCTGCTGTGCAATTATTTAATGTTTCGGGTGATGATAATTATTTATCTGATGCAATTAATTTTGGAGTAAGCGAGCAGATTACCCCGTGGATGGGAGCTGATACTGCAAGGCATTATCAATGGTATCCTTTCGTTAATCTTGGTCATTACTTGTTGGCTGAGAATGATCTTAATGCTTCAAAAGAAATTTTTTTATCGTTTATGAAAAGAGGAATTGATTCAGTTTATCAGCGCGGTATTGATAATCCGTTCCAAATAGGTATCCCGTTTATCTGGTGTTCTAATAATTTAGTTTCCGCAATACTTACTCAATGCAGATTGTATAATGAGATTTCGGGTAATGAAGACTATCTTGAAATGGAAGCTTCATTACGCGATTGGCTGTTTGGATGTAATCCGTGGGGCACAAGTATGATAGTCGGATTGCCGGCAAATGGTGATTATCCATCTGATCCTCATTCTGCTTTTACACATCTTTATAATTATCCGATTACTGGCGGGCTGGTTGATGGTCCGGTTTACGCAACTATCTATAATAAACTTATTGGGATACAGCTTTACAGCCCGGATGAATATGAACAATTTCAAAACAATTATGTTGTTTATCACGATGATTATGGAGATTACTCAACTAATGAACCAACAATGGATGGAACAGCAAGCTTAACTTACTACTTGTCAGCGCTTCAGAACAAAGGGAATAAATCTTATGATAGTTTTGTTATCAATCATGGCGGAATTATTAAAACCGATACTACACAAAAAGAAGTGCATCTTATTTTCAGTGCACACGAATTTGATGACGGTGCAAAAATTATAATGAAAACTTTAAGAGATGAAAATGTTAAGGCAAACTTTTTCTTTACAGGAAATTTTGTAAGATCTCATCTTGAATTAATAAAAGAATTGAAAAACGATGGTCATTATGTCGGTCCTCATTCGGACAAACATTTGTTATATGCAGATTGGGAAAAGAGGGATTCCACATTGATCACAAAAAAAGAATTTCTAACTGATCTGAAAAATAATTATAGGGCTTTAGATCAAGCTGGAGTAAGTAAAAGTCAATCTTCAATTTTTCTTCCTCCTTATGAATGGTATAACGATACGATATCTGTCTGGGCAAATGAAATTGGTATAAAGATAATCAATTTTACTCCGGGAATCATTTCAAACGCAGATTATACAATTCCTTCGATGGGGAAACAATATCGTTCAAGTGACGAAATCTTTAACAGTATTATCAGCTTCGAAAATAAATATGGATTAAACGGGACAAATATTCTAATCCATTTCGGAACAAGCCCTGAACGAACCGATAAATTTTATAACAGACTTGAAGAACTTATCAAAAATCTAAAATCTAAAGGCTATAAATTTGATTTGATAAAGATTTAA
- the pepT gene encoding peptidase T has translation MFDSNYKFTCVERFLKYVKYDTQSDEDSTSFPSTEKQKILSKDLAEELKQIGLKDAHMDEWGYVMATLPSNTNKKVDPIAFISHVDTSPAVSGKDVKPMIRKNYQGGDIKLEHGGWVIKVDENPYLKEVIGYDLITTDGSTLLGADNKAGVAEIMDAINYLLTHPEVKHGDIKVCFTPDEEVGRGTEKIDLKKLGAKYAYTIDGSCRGELETETFSADAVVIKFFGKNIHPGYAKNVMINSIKIASRFIEKLPKDSLSPETTEGREGYVHCGAFNGNEELTTLKFIIRDFETPKLKEYEELLKKIAEDTVKEFPGSKLEFQVIEQYRNMKEVLDNHKHVTQYAIEAMERLGIKPIMHPIRGGTDGSRLSFMGLPTPNIFAGEQSFHSQIEWVAVQDMEMAVKTIVEVAKVWEEKA, from the coding sequence ATGTTCGACTCTAATTATAAATTTACTTGTGTTGAAAGATTTTTAAAGTATGTGAAATACGATACTCAATCTGATGAAGATTCCACTTCGTTTCCATCAACTGAAAAACAAAAAATTCTTTCAAAAGATCTAGCTGAAGAATTAAAGCAGATTGGATTAAAAGATGCACATATGGATGAATGGGGTTATGTAATGGCAACTCTTCCATCTAACACAAATAAAAAAGTTGATCCAATTGCTTTTATCTCTCACGTAGATACATCACCAGCTGTATCGGGAAAAGATGTTAAGCCAATGATAAGAAAAAATTATCAGGGTGGAGACATTAAACTTGAACATGGCGGCTGGGTAATTAAAGTTGATGAAAATCCGTATTTAAAAGAAGTGATAGGATACGACTTAATAACAACTGATGGTTCAACGCTGTTAGGCGCTGATAATAAAGCAGGTGTTGCTGAAATTATGGATGCAATCAATTATCTGTTAACTCATCCTGAAGTAAAACATGGCGATATCAAAGTATGCTTTACACCGGATGAAGAAGTGGGAAGGGGAACTGAAAAGATTGATCTGAAAAAACTTGGTGCAAAGTATGCTTATACTATTGATGGATCATGCAGAGGCGAACTTGAAACAGAAACTTTTTCTGCAGATGCTGTTGTAATAAAATTCTTCGGAAAAAATATCCATCCCGGTTATGCAAAAAATGTGATGATAAACTCTATTAAAATTGCATCCCGTTTTATTGAAAAACTTCCTAAGGATAGTCTTTCACCTGAAACCACAGAAGGACGTGAAGGTTATGTTCATTGCGGTGCTTTTAACGGGAATGAAGAATTAACAACATTGAAATTTATTATTCGTGATTTTGAAACACCAAAGCTTAAGGAGTACGAAGAATTATTAAAGAAAATTGCTGAAGATACAGTTAAAGAGTTCCCAGGTTCAAAGCTTGAGTTTCAGGTAATTGAGCAATATAGAAATATGAAGGAAGTTCTCGACAATCATAAACACGTTACTCAATATGCTATAGAGGCAATGGAACGACTTGGAATAAAACCGATTATGCATCCGATTCGCGGAGGTACGGATGGTTCTCGTTTATCTTTTATGGGATTACCAACGCCAAATATTTTTGCCGGTGAGCAGAGTTTCCATTCGCAGATCGAATGGGTTGCGGTTCAGGATATGGAAATGGCTGTTAAAACAATTGTTGAAGTTGCAAAAGTCTGGGAAGAAAAAGCTTAG
- a CDS encoding peptidase U32 family protein, with translation MKTQKRNDSNNITDSRLPIPSRPPELMAPAGDWTMLRAAVNNGADAVYFGLDKLNMRAKAKNFTLDDLKELTSYCKENNVTTYLTLNTIVFEEELEELEEIIVAAKENKVDRIICSDLAAADLCFKHQMPFCISTQSSISNSLAADVYKRMGAVRIVLARECSLEEIKKIRKKTDLEIETFIHGAMCIAISGRCFMSHHLFGKSANRGECVQPCRREYEVYDSAAKKSLLIGEDYVMSPQDLCTIEFIDKLIEAGIDSFKIEGRKRAPEYVAKSVSAYRQAIDLYFEGKLTAAKKKELLTELEKVYNRGFSSGFYFSVPSSEEYAGVEGSKATTRKSYVGKVLNYFKEIGIAHILIESGQIKIEDELLIMGETTGVLELKLEKIVVNDKEGQTANRGDEVTFKTPSLVRRNDRVYLIEQVV, from the coding sequence ATGAAAACTCAAAAGAGAAATGATTCAAATAACATAACAGACAGCCGGCTCCCAATCCCCAGCCGACCTCCGGAGTTAATGGCGCCTGCCGGAGACTGGACGATGCTGCGTGCAGCAGTAAATAACGGTGCTGATGCAGTCTATTTTGGTTTGGATAAACTAAATATGCGTGCAAAAGCAAAAAACTTTACTCTTGATGATCTGAAAGAACTTACTTCTTACTGCAAAGAAAATAATGTTACTACATACCTCACATTAAATACAATTGTTTTTGAAGAAGAACTTGAAGAACTTGAAGAAATAATTGTTGCAGCAAAAGAAAACAAAGTAGATCGAATAATCTGCTCTGATCTAGCAGCGGCTGACTTATGTTTTAAACATCAGATGCCGTTTTGTATCTCAACTCAAAGCTCAATTTCAAATTCACTTGCTGCTGATGTTTATAAAAGAATGGGTGCTGTAAGAATAGTTCTTGCGCGTGAATGTTCACTTGAAGAGATAAAAAAAATTCGTAAAAAGACCGATCTAGAGATAGAGACTTTTATCCATGGAGCAATGTGCATTGCAATAAGTGGAAGATGTTTTATGAGTCACCATCTTTTTGGTAAGAGTGCAAACCGCGGTGAATGTGTTCAGCCGTGCAGAAGAGAGTATGAAGTTTATGATTCCGCTGCAAAAAAATCACTTCTCATTGGTGAGGATTATGTAATGTCTCCACAAGATCTTTGTACAATCGAATTTATTGATAAGTTGATTGAAGCGGGCATTGACTCTTTTAAAATCGAAGGGAGAAAACGGGCACCTGAATATGTTGCAAAGTCTGTATCTGCATATCGTCAGGCTATTGATCTTTACTTTGAAGGAAAGCTTACCGCTGCAAAGAAAAAAGAGTTGCTTACAGAACTTGAAAAAGTTTATAACCGAGGTTTTTCATCAGGATTTTATTTCAGTGTCCCAAGCTCTGAAGAATATGCCGGAGTTGAAGGAAGTAAAGCGACGACCAGAAAATCTTATGTTGGTAAAGTTCTTAATTACTTTAAAGAAATTGGGATTGCACATATACTGATTGAATCAGGTCAGATAAAAATTGAAGATGAGTTGTTGATTATGGGCGAAACTACCGGAGTTCTTGAACTTAAACTTGAAAAAATTGTTGTTAATGATAAAGAGGGTCAAACTGCAAATCGCGGCGATGAAGTTACTTTTAAAACTCCTTCATTGGTAAGGAGAAATGATAGAGTGTATTTGATTGAACAAGTCGTTTAG
- a CDS encoding cbb3-type cytochrome c oxidase subunit I, protein MENILLKKNTAFWIITILVLFVLSIILGIIMRLNQGAVISLSPVTFYTDMTIHGLTMIGIWFVAGMAGINFIMERYVKTSYLANLLALVLTIAGILMLWTSTLIGNFHAGWTFLYPLPFKIMWSAWATPLFLFSLTTFGVGWLIWCLSMVTALLKKYSIPQVFAWQHFKKNPKVETPPFVLISMISLVGIITCLIAAVVLLVLLFSEYYSNGSFVNDALLMKNLTYFFGHTLANEMLYLGLAILYELFSEISGQPKWKTTWYVALAWNFTLIFILTAFFHHLYMDFVQPEGFQIIGQIASYSASLPAAGVTVFSVIVSVFRKKINWSLPNLLFFIGVVGWVIGGIGAVIDATISNNFVLHNTLWVPAHFHTYNALGNVLFSLAFFYWFSKQYTNSKTNDRFSTLKLLFIVVGGIGFLLAFYVGGADSIPRRYSDYPDAFTSAKLLATIGAAFASVYLVGILILFVNISNRCLSILFSRS, encoded by the coding sequence ATGGAAAACATTTTATTAAAAAAAAATACAGCTTTTTGGATTATAACTATACTGGTGTTGTTCGTATTAAGCATTATACTTGGCATTATCATGCGATTAAACCAAGGTGCGGTTATTAGTTTATCCCCTGTCACTTTTTATACTGATATGACCATTCACGGACTTACTATGATTGGGATATGGTTTGTTGCGGGAATGGCGGGGATAAACTTTATTATGGAACGATATGTTAAAACAAGCTATTTGGCAAATCTGCTGGCTTTGGTTTTAACAATTGCTGGCATACTAATGTTATGGACTTCGACACTTATTGGAAATTTTCATGCCGGTTGGACTTTTCTTTATCCTCTGCCATTTAAAATAATGTGGAGTGCTTGGGCAACACCTTTATTTTTATTTTCACTAACAACTTTTGGCGTTGGCTGGTTGATTTGGTGTTTAAGTATGGTTACAGCATTGTTAAAAAAATACTCGATACCTCAGGTGTTTGCATGGCAGCATTTTAAAAAAAATCCTAAAGTTGAAACTCCTCCTTTTGTTTTGATCTCAATGATAAGTCTGGTTGGTATAATTACCTGTTTAATTGCAGCCGTGGTTTTGTTGGTTTTACTTTTTTCAGAGTATTATTCAAACGGCAGCTTTGTGAATGATGCGCTGTTGATGAAAAATCTAACCTATTTTTTCGGACATACACTCGCTAATGAGATGTTGTACCTGGGTTTGGCAATTTTATATGAATTGTTCTCAGAGATAAGCGGTCAGCCAAAATGGAAAACTACCTGGTATGTTGCATTAGCCTGGAACTTTACTTTGATCTTTATATTGACAGCATTTTTCCATCACTTGTATATGGATTTTGTTCAGCCTGAAGGATTTCAGATTATCGGGCAGATTGCATCTTACTCAGCCAGCTTACCGGCAGCAGGAGTAACTGTATTTAGTGTTATTGTTTCAGTGTTTCGGAAAAAAATTAATTGGTCATTACCAAATCTTTTATTTTTCATCGGAGTAGTCGGTTGGGTAATTGGAGGAATAGGCGCTGTTATTGATGCTACTATTTCAAATAATTTTGTTTTGCATAATACACTTTGGGTGCCTGCTCATTTCCATACATACAATGCTTTGGGAAATGTGCTTTTTAGTCTTGCTTTCTTTTATTGGTTTTCTAAACAATATACTAATAGTAAAACTAATGACAGGTTTTCCACACTTAAACTTTTATTTATTGTAGTGGGCGGGATAGGCTTTTTATTAGCTTTCTATGTAGGCGGCGCTGATTCTATACCAAGAAGATATAGCGACTATCCCGATGCATTTACAAGTGCTAAATTACTTGCAACTATAGGCGCTGCTTTTGCTTCAGTTTATCTGGTTGGAATTTTAATTCTTTTTGTAAATATATCTAACAGATGTTTAAGCATTTTATTTTCTCGTTCCTGA
- a CDS encoding SMUG2 DNA glycosylase family protein yields MKQLQTFAEKAIAFNQDLKYSGKLPDDFQVLNPFLDNPETMQVMQKFYYKFYNDNKQRKFIIGINPSRHGAGITGVPFTDTKRLELVCGIPMRSAYSHEVSSVFMYEMIEAFGGVKNFYKNFYINSPFPLAIVRKTKNGKWLNVNYYDDKNLFDSVKDFMIASLKKHINLGLDITKVFILGKKNADFIQIINKEQKMFGELIVLEHPRFIQQYKSKEKQLYIDKYISALKR; encoded by the coding sequence ATGAAACAATTACAAACTTTTGCAGAAAAGGCTATTGCATTTAACCAAGATTTAAAGTATTCAGGAAAACTCCCTGATGATTTTCAAGTGTTGAATCCATTTTTAGATAATCCGGAAACAATGCAGGTAATGCAAAAATTTTATTATAAATTTTATAATGATAACAAACAGAGGAAATTTATTATCGGAATAAATCCAAGCAGACATGGGGCAGGCATTACAGGAGTACCCTTTACTGATACAAAGCGCCTGGAATTAGTTTGTGGTATTCCGATGCGCTCGGCTTACAGTCATGAAGTTTCCTCAGTTTTTATGTACGAAATGATTGAAGCATTTGGCGGAGTGAAGAACTTTTATAAAAATTTTTATATCAATTCACCTTTCCCTTTAGCAATAGTCAGGAAAACAAAGAACGGGAAGTGGCTTAATGTTAATTATTATGATGATAAAAATCTTTTTGATAGTGTGAAAGATTTTATGATTGCCTCACTTAAAAAACATATTAATCTTGGATTGGATATAACAAAGGTTTTTATATTGGGAAAAAAAAACGCTGACTTTATTCAGATAATAAACAAAGAACAAAAAATGTTCGGAGAGCTGATTGTGCTGGAGCATCCAAGGTTTATTCAACAGTATAAATCGAAAGAAAAACAGTTATATATTGATAAATATATTTCAGCATTAAAAAGATAA
- a CDS encoding DUF488 domain-containing protein — MFSSEEHIIYTIGHSTHSIDEFVKMLRHFNIKYLIDIRSFPGSRKFPHFNKENLEIALKENGINYTHLIELGGRRKVQKDSKNIRWHNDSFRAYADYMETETFEKGIAKLEAIASKQTTAYMCSEALWWRCHRSMVSDYLKVKGWKVLHIMAEGKAEEHPYTSPARVAGNRVFYSEENLFDK; from the coding sequence ATGTTTTCATCAGAAGAACATATCATATATACGATTGGACATTCTACACATAGTATAGATGAATTTGTAAAAATGCTAAGACACTTTAATATTAAATATTTGATTGACATTCGCAGTTTTCCCGGTTCAAGGAAATTTCCGCACTTTAATAAAGAAAATTTGGAAATAGCATTAAAAGAAAACGGAATAAATTATACACATTTAATAGAATTGGGTGGAAGAAGAAAAGTTCAGAAGGATTCTAAAAACATTCGCTGGCATAATGATTCTTTTCGCGCTTATGCTGATTACATGGAAACTGAAACTTTTGAAAAAGGAATAGCAAAATTAGAAGCTATTGCATCTAAGCAGACAACTGCCTATATGTGTTCTGAAGCCCTTTGGTGGCGGTGTCATCGTTCAATGGTCTCTGATTATCTAAAAGTAAAAGGCTGGAAAGTCTTGCACATTATGGCTGAAGGAAAAGCAGAAGAACATCCTTATACATCACCAGCACGGGTTGCAGGAAATCGGGTTTTTTATTCAGAAGAAAATTTATTTGACAAATAA
- a CDS encoding DUF2945 domain-containing protein: MKTKFKIGDHVSWNSEAGRVYGTIIKVHTKDFNYKGYTHHASKDDPQYEIKSDKSDHIAAHKGSALTKK, from the coding sequence ATGAAAACTAAATTTAAAATAGGTGATCACGTCAGTTGGAACTCAGAAGCTGGAAGAGTTTACGGAACGATAATAAAAGTGCACACAAAAGACTTTAATTACAAAGGTTATACTCACCATGCTTCAAAAGATGATCCGCAGTATGAAATCAAAAGCGATAAGTCTGATCACATCGCCGCTCACAAAGGATCGGCACTTACTAAAAAGTAA
- a CDS encoding nucleoside deaminase produces the protein MNQKSLTTMKEDMFYINRCEALGKAAAKKGNSPVGAVIIKDDKIISEAEEAVKSKNDITCHAEIEAIRIAIRKLNLTDLSECILYTSHEPCIMCSYAIRYYKIKKIVFLNAVDYLGGTTSSMALLKSDDVPPNWGKPPQIVHLKSDS, from the coding sequence TTGAATCAAAAAAGTCTTACAACAATGAAAGAAGATATGTTTTATATAAACCGATGTGAGGCACTCGGAAAAGCAGCTGCAAAAAAAGGCAATTCACCTGTTGGTGCTGTTATTATAAAAGATGATAAAATAATAAGTGAGGCTGAGGAAGCTGTGAAAAGCAAAAATGATATTACATGTCACGCAGAAATTGAAGCAATCAGAATTGCGATTAGAAAATTAAATTTAACCGATTTATCCGAATGTATTTTATACACTTCTCACGAGCCTTGCATTATGTGTTCTTATGCGATAAGATATTATAAAATTAAAAAAATAGTTTTTCTGAATGCTGTGGATTATCTGGGCGGAACAACATCTTCAATGGCTTTGCTTAAATCTGATGATGTGCCACCTAATTGGGGAAAACCACCGCAGATAGTGCATCTTAAATCAGATTCTTAG
- a CDS encoding OsmC family protein: MKKHNAYAVWNGSLKEGKGTLTTKSKVLNNHQYSFKTRFEDGAGTNPDELLAASHAGCFAMAFSLILGQNGFTPDSIDVNAEVTMDPEKLALTGSHLTVKAKIPNIDQKKFLEIANAAKENCPISKALSLPISLDASLV; encoded by the coding sequence ATGAAAAAACATAATGCTTATGCTGTTTGGAACGGTTCTTTGAAAGAAGGAAAAGGAACCTTAACAACAAAGAGTAAAGTTCTGAATAATCATCAATACTCTTTCAAGACTCGTTTCGAAGATGGAGCTGGAACCAATCCGGATGAACTACTTGCAGCATCTCACGCAGGCTGCTTCGCAATGGCATTCAGTCTTATTCTTGGTCAGAATGGATTTACACCTGATTCAATTGATGTAAATGCAGAAGTAACTATGGATCCGGAAAAACTTGCGCTAACTGGTTCTCATTTAACGGTAAAGGCAAAGATTCCAAACATTGATCAGAAAAAATTTCTGGAAATTGCTAATGCTGCTAAAGAAAACTGCCCGATCAGTAAAGCACTTAGCCTTCCAATTAGCCTGGATGCAAGTTTAGTTTAA
- a CDS encoding DsbA family oxidoreductase — MKVEIWSDVICPFCYLGKKHFEKALEQLSFKEKIKVKWKSFQLDPSLPAEGLSVSTTEYLIKHKGMPELQIESMFDYLKQKGSEVGIDFRQDISIQANTFRAHRLIHFAQEKEKGNEIEESLFKAHFSDGKNIGSISVLEELAENIGLNRTEVIALLSSNEKTEEVMKDIKEAQALGIHGVPFFVIDKKYGVSGAQPVGTFVEALRQAYQKSKTEFDIMDKQSDGVCEEDNCSI, encoded by the coding sequence ATGAAAGTAGAAATATGGTCGGATGTAATATGTCCGTTTTGTTACCTTGGCAAAAAACATTTTGAAAAAGCTTTGGAACAATTATCATTTAAAGAAAAAATAAAAGTGAAATGGAAAAGTTTCCAATTGGACCCTTCGCTGCCTGCTGAAGGACTTTCTGTTTCAACAACCGAGTATTTAATTAAACACAAAGGGATGCCTGAGCTGCAGATTGAAAGTATGTTCGATTATCTTAAGCAAAAAGGATCAGAAGTTGGAATTGATTTCAGACAGGATATTTCTATACAGGCTAATACTTTCAGGGCACATCGTCTGATTCATTTTGCTCAGGAAAAAGAGAAGGGAAATGAGATTGAAGAATCTTTATTCAAAGCTCATTTTTCTGATGGCAAAAATATTGGCAGCATCAGCGTCCTGGAAGAGCTTGCAGAAAATATTGGGCTGAATAGAACTGAAGTTATAGCATTATTAAGCAGCAACGAGAAAACAGAAGAGGTGATGAAAGATATTAAAGAAGCTCAAGCTTTAGGTATTCATGGAGTTCCGTTTTTTGTGATTGATAAAAAATATGGAGTTTCAGGTGCACAGCCTGTTGGAACATTTGTAGAAGCCTTACGACAGGCTTATCAGAAAAGTAAGACTGAATTTGATATCATGGACAAACAAAGCGATGGTGTTTGTGAAGAGGATAACTGCAGTATATAG
- a CDS encoding DUF2269 family protein, which translates to MVHILSAILGMGPGFVMIYIVTKAANMTELKHAYFIRNRLHNFVMVGGTLLLLSGLGLGFVNPYLFKAAWYIISLILFIIALAFGPILLTPRSKPIKELLKYYNGDEIPEEYYALSKKLFFYERIENLIFIIIIILMVLKPY; encoded by the coding sequence ATAGTTCATATATTATCTGCCATACTTGGGATGGGACCCGGTTTTGTTATGATTTACATCGTAACAAAAGCAGCTAATATGACTGAATTAAAGCATGCATATTTTATCCGGAACAGACTGCATAATTTTGTAATGGTTGGCGGTACTCTTCTGCTTCTTTCCGGTTTGGGATTGGGATTTGTTAATCCTTATCTGTTTAAAGCAGCTTGGTATATAATAAGTTTAATTCTATTCATCATTGCACTAGCTTTCGGTCCAATCTTATTAACACCGCGATCAAAACCGATTAAAGAGTTGTTGAAATATTATAATGGTGATGAAATTCCTGAAGAATATTATGCGCTTTCAAAGAAGTTGTTCTTCTATGAAAGAATTGAGAACCTGATTTTCATAATCATAATCATACTTATGGTACTTAAGCCATATTAA
- a CDS encoding DUF2249 domain-containing protein, with translation MKSNEELDVRTLIPIKRHELLLKIFKELPVGESFIFINDHDPVPLFYEFRSIHGDVVGWEYLNRGGREWKVRVTRTEASKEREMKNVATLLDLRKADKKEWKQIVFHRYGMMEEGTTMELVAKEDMKEIENIFKEKFEGRYSWISKSKSSDEFVIHIRKEDNSGLGDTGYSVVNEFDVRPYPPSERHEMFYKAFADIKPGEAFEFFNDHDPKPLYYQMEAESKEPFRWEYLESGPDVWKVRVIKIKSE, from the coding sequence ATGAAATCAAATGAAGAACTTGATGTAAGAACGCTTATTCCGATTAAAAGACACGAGCTGTTATTAAAAATATTCAAAGAACTGCCAGTCGGTGAAAGCTTTATCTTTATTAATGATCATGATCCCGTACCATTATTTTATGAATTTCGCTCAATCCATGGCGATGTTGTCGGCTGGGAATATTTGAATCGCGGCGGAAGAGAATGGAAGGTAAGGGTTACTCGTACTGAAGCTTCAAAAGAACGTGAGATGAAAAATGTTGCAACGCTTCTTGATCTTCGCAAAGCTGATAAAAAAGAATGGAAGCAGATTGTATTCCATCGCTATGGTATGATGGAAGAGGGAACCACAATGGAACTGGTTGCAAAAGAAGATATGAAGGAAATTGAAAACATTTTTAAAGAAAAGTTTGAGGGTAGATATAGCTGGATATCTAAAAGTAAATCTTCCGATGAATTTGTAATTCATATTAGAAAAGAAGATAACAGTGGTCTTGGAGATACCGGTTACTCAGTTGTAAATGAATTTGATGTGCGCCCTTATCCGCCTTCTGAGCGGCACGAAATGTTTTACAAAGCTTTTGCAGATATAAAACCGGGCGAAGCATTTGAATTTTTTAATGATCACGATCCTAAACCATTGTATTATCAGATGGAAGCCGAGAGTAAAGAGCCTTTTAGATGGGAATATTTAGAAAGCGGACCTGATGTCTGGAAAGTAAGAGTTATCAAGATAAAATCAGAATAA